CAGCGGGCAGATGCACAACCTGGGGCAGCGTGCCGATGCGGGTGTGGCGGCGGCGATGGCCTCGGCCGGTCTACCACAGGCCTATGAGCCCGGCCGCAGCATGGCGGCAGTGGCCGGCGGCTCGTTCCGTGGCCAATCGAGCATCGCGATCGGACTGTCGACGATTTCCGAAGGCGGGCGCTGGGTCTACAAGGTCGCCGGTTCGGCGGATACGCAAGGCGATGCCGGTATCTCCATCGGCGCGGGCATGCAGTGGTGAAGACATTTCAGGACAGCACAAAAGGGGGTGCAACCATGAGCGGGAACAATACATACAGGGCCGTCGCGCTACCGGTGTTGCTGGCTGGTGTCGTGCTGGCCGCTGGCTGCAGCACGGTCGGTCGGCGTTCGTCGGACAATGCGCAGGGCATCGCGTTTCCCAACCCGGACCGTTCGACGGTGCCGCAGGGGTTGTTCGTCAACCTGGAGAATCTGCGCAAGGTGGCGCCCGGCATGACCAAGAGCCAGCTGTATGCGTTGATCGGTCATCCACGCTTCGACGAAGGCGTGTTCGACGTGCACCGCTGGAACTACATCTTCAATTTCCGCAAGGCCGACGGCAGCGGCGACTATTTCAGCTGCCAGTACCAGATCATTTTCGACAAGCACGACCTGGCTCAGCAGTTCTACTGGAAGCCGGAGGCATGCAAGGCGGTGCTGCAGATCCATCGGCCGGCGCCACCGCAGCCGACCAAGCCCTTGCCATTGCCGGCCAAGCCGATCCGGCTCTCGTCCGATGCGATGTTCGGCTTCGGCAGCGCCGCGCTCACCGGGCCGGGCAAGCTCAAGTTGAACGCACTCTTGCAGCAGCTGCGCTCGGCCAGTGCGGTGGAGAACATCGATGTGGTGGGCTACACCGACCGCATCGGCAGCGACCATTACAACCTGGCGCTGTCGCGCAAGCGCGCTGAGGCCGTGCGTGACTACCTCGTGCAGCATGGCGTACCTGCCGAGGCTGTCCAGGTGGCCGGGCGCGGCAAGGCCGATCCGCTGGTTCATTGTCCACGGCAGGCACGGGCGAAGTTGATCGCCTGTCTGGCGCCGAACCGCCGGGTGGAGATATCCGGTCTGGCCAAGTCATTGCGTTGAGGTTTCACATCGAGTCCGCCCTGATCGGCACCGTGGGCGACAATTGGACGCGTCGTACGCGTAGCGCTCCACCCCCTGTAGCCACGCTCCCACGGTGTCGATCAGGGCGGACTCGATCTGGCAAGGCCGCGGTCTTGCCAGGCGGTTTTCCTGGTTGCTCTCCCCTTGTCAGCCGCAGTCCCAGCGGTTGAGGTGTGTGCCGAAGCTGTCGCGTTGCTTGTGCACCACGCAGAAGTGATGCCCGGTCGGTGCTTGCATCACCCACCAGCGTCCCCGCACGAAGGCCACGCGCCGGGCGCCCAGGGCCTGCAGGCGATCGGCCTCGGCGTCGATGTCGTCGGATTCGATGTCCAGGTGCACGCGGCTTTCGTGCCCGACCTTCTGCAGCAGGATGATCGGCTCGTCCTCGGCGGTCTTCAGTTCGGCGTAGCGACCGTCGTCATCCGGCCCGGCCGTGACGACGGGTTTGCCGAGTGCGGCGCTCCAGAAGCGGGCGCCTTCGGCGAGGTCGTCCACCTGGCTGTCCAGGACCAGGGCGCATAGTCGGCTGTGATGCATGTCGGATTCCTGCGTGATCGGTAACCCGACTCTGACGCAGTCGATGTGAAAGAAACGGGGCGCCATGGGCGCCCCGTCAGGTGATGCACCGTGCGCGCAGCCGGAATCCGCTGCGATGGCGCGCCGGCAGCACTTGGAGCTCAGCTGCAGGTGGTGCTGTTCATACGGTCGGTGCACTTCGGATAGGCCGGCTGCGGCGGGAAAGCCGGAGTCCACGGCGGCGGCGCGGGAAGCAAGCGTGGGGCGGCCTTGATCTTCTTCATCAGCATGTCCACGGTCGTCTCCAGCTGGGCGTCGTGGCCCTGGTTGAGCTGGCCGGGGTCGTCGTGCACGGTCACGTCCGGTATCACGCCGACGTTTTCCACTACCCACTTCGAGTGGATCGAATACATGCCGTTGTCGGAGATCACCAGGTGGCCGCCGTCCATCAGCTGAAACGGGCCGTCCAGGCCGCGCACGCCGGCCCAGCTGCGGTCGCCGATGATCGGACCCAGGTGTGCGGTCTTGAACATGTAGGGGAACATGTCGCCGTTGGATGCGGAGCCGCGGTTGTAGATCAGCGCCTTGTAGCCGTAGAACGCGTTGGGCCCCGGGAAGGTCCAGCCATGACGGGTGGCGAACATGTCGGTCAGCTGGCGTGCGATGCGGGAGAAGATCGACATCTCCAGCGCGTCCGATCCGCCGAGGTTCCAGCGGTCGTCGAAGATGATGCCCTGCTTGGTCAGCTGGCTGTAGTACTGGCGGATGAACTCGTGCGCGCCGGTGGATTCGAAGTCGTTCAGATAGACATAGCCGATCTTGCCGCCGGACAGTTTGTCGACCACCGCGCGGTTGTGCCGGATCCAGGCCAGCAGGTGCAGCTTGGTCGCATTGGCGACCGGCCTGACCCGGATGGTCCATGCATCGGCGCCCGTAGCCTGTCGCGAAAGACGCAGGCTGACAGTGGTGCCGTAGGTGCCGTTGAGCAGGGCGTACGGGTTCATCGGAGCCTTGAGCGGCTGGCCGTTGATCGCCAGCACGTAGTCTCCGACCGACACTTTCAGACCCGGCTGCGCCAGCGGTGCACGGTAGCCTGGCAGGGTGTTGTCGCCGTGGTAGATGCGCGTCAGCCGGTAGCGTCCGGAGGCCGGGTCCAGGGCGAAGTCGGCACCCAGGTCTGCGGTTTCCGTGGACGGGCTCTTCCAGCCCTGGTCGCCACCACCGACATACATGTGGCTTTCGCCGAAGGTGCCGATCATGTTGGCGATGACCCAGTTCACGTCGTCACGGCTGGCGGCGCGCGGCAGCAGCCGGCCGTAGCGCTGGCCCATGCTTGCCCAGTGGGCCTTGATCAGGTCCGGGTTGAGG
This window of the Dyella sp. A6 genome carries:
- a CDS encoding OmpA family protein, which produces MSGNNTYRAVALPVLLAGVVLAAGCSTVGRRSSDNAQGIAFPNPDRSTVPQGLFVNLENLRKVAPGMTKSQLYALIGHPRFDEGVFDVHRWNYIFNFRKADGSGDYFSCQYQIIFDKHDLAQQFYWKPEACKAVLQIHRPAPPQPTKPLPLPAKPIRLSSDAMFGFGSAALTGPGKLKLNALLQQLRSASAVENIDVVGYTDRIGSDHYNLALSRKRAEAVRDYLVQHGVPAEAVQVAGRGKADPLVHCPRQARAKLIACLAPNRRVEISGLAKSLR
- a CDS encoding VOC family protein, whose product is MHHSRLCALVLDSQVDDLAEGARFWSAALGKPVVTAGPDDDGRYAELKTAEDEPIILLQKVGHESRVHLDIESDDIDAEADRLQALGARRVAFVRGRWWVMQAPTGHHFCVVHKQRDSFGTHLNRWDCG